Proteins encoded together in one Staphylococcus aureus window:
- the sdrD gene encoding MSCRAMM family adhesin SdrD, with translation MLNRENKTAITRKGMVSNRLNKFSIRKYTVGTASILVGTTLIFGLGNQEAKAAESTNKELNEATTSASDNQSSDKVDMQQLNQEDNTKNDNQKEMVSSQGNETTSNGNKLIEKESVQSTTGNKVEVSTAKSDEQASPKSTNEDLNTKQTISNQEALQPDLQENKSVVNVQPTNEENKKVDAKTESTTLNVKSDAIKSNDETLVDNNSNSNNENNADIILPKSTAPKRLNTRMRIAAVQPSSTEAKNVNDLITSNTTLTVVDADKNNKIVPAQDYLSLKSQITVDDKVKSGDYFTIKYSDTVQVYGLNPEDIKNIGDIKDPNNGETIATAKHDTANNLITYTFTDYVDRFNSVQMGINYSIYMDADTIPVSKNDVEFNVTIGNTTTKTTANIQYPDYVVNEKNSIGSAFTETVSHVGNKENPGYYKQTIYVNPSENSLTNAKLKVQAYHSSYPNNIGQINKDVTDIKIYQVPKGYTLNKGYDVNTKELTDVTNQYLQKITYGDNNSAVIDFGNADSAYVVMVNTKFQYTNSESPTLVQMATLSSTGNKSVSTGNALGFTNNQSGGAGQEVYKIGNYVWEDTNKNGVQELGEKGVGNVTVTVFDNNTNTKVGEAVTKEDGSYLIPNLPNGDYRVEFSNLPKGYEVTPSKQGNNEELDSNGLSSVITVNGKDNLSADLGIYKPKYNLGDYVWEDTNKNGIQDQDEKGISGVTVTLKDENGNVLKTVTTDADGKYKFTDLDNGNYKVEFTTPEGYTPTTVTSGSDIEKDSNGLTTTGVINGADNMTLDSGFYKTPKYNLGNYVWEDTNKDGKQDSTEKGISGVTVTLKNENGEVLQTTKTDKDGKYQFTGLENGTYKVEFETPSGYTPTQVGSGTDEGIDSNGTSTTGVIKDKDNDTIDSGFYKPTYNLGDYVWEDTNKNGVQDKDEKGISGVTVTLKDENDKVLKTVTTDENGKYQFTDLNNGTYKVEFETPSGYTPTSVTSGNDTEKDSNGLTTTGVIKDADNMTLDSGFYKTPKYSLGDYVWYDSNKDGKQDSTEKGIKDVKVTLLNEKGEVIGTTKTDENGKYCFDNLDSGKYKVIFEKPAGLTQTGTNTTEDDKDADGGEVDVTITDHDDFTLDNGYYEEETSDSDSDSDSDSDSDRDSDSDSDSDSDSDSDSDSDSDSDSDSDSDRDSDSDSDSDSDSDSDSDSDSDSDSDSDSDSDSDSDSDSDSDSDSDSDSDSDSDSDSDSDSDSDSDSDSDSDSDSDSDSDSDSDSDSDSDSDSDSDSDSDSDSDSDSDSDSDSDSDSDSDSDSDSDSDSDSDSDSDSDSDSDAGKHTPVKPMSTTKDHHNKAKALPETGNENSGSNNATLFGGLFAALGSLLLFGRRKKQNK, from the coding sequence ATGCTAAACAGAGAAAATAAAACGGCAATAACAAGGAAAGGCATGGTATCCAATCGATTAAATAAATTTTCGATTAGAAAGTACACAGTGGGAACAGCATCAATTTTAGTAGGTACAACATTAATTTTTGGTCTGGGGAACCAAGAAGCAAAGGCTGCAGAAAGTACTAATAAAGAATTGAACGAAGCGACAACTTCAGCAAGTGATAATCAATCGAGTGATAAAGTTGATATGCAGCAACTAAATCAAGAAGACAATACTAAAAATGATAATCAAAAAGAAATGGTATCATCTCAAGGTAATGAAACGACTTCAAATGGGAATAAATTAATAGAAAAAGAAAGTGTACAATCTACCACTGGAAATAAAGTTGAAGTTTCAACTGCCAAATCAGATGAGCAAGCTTCACCAAAATCTACGAATGAAGATTTAAACACTAAACAAACTATAAGTAATCAAGAAGCGTTACAACCTGATTTGCAAGAGAATAAATCAGTGGTAAATGTTCAACCAACTAATGAGGAAAACAAAAAGGTAGATGCCAAAACTGAATCAACTACATTAAATGTTAAAAGTGATGCTATCAAGAGTAATGATGAAACTCTTGTTGATAACAATAGTAATTCAAATAATGAAAATAATGCAGATATCATTTTGCCAAAAAGTACAGCACCTAAACGTTTGAATACAAGAATGCGTATAGCAGCAGTACAGCCATCATCAACAGAGGCTAAAAATGTTAATGATTTAATCACATCAAATACAACATTAACTGTCGTTGATGCAGATAAAAACAATAAAATCGTACCAGCCCAAGATTATTTATCATTAAAATCACAAATTACAGTTGATGACAAAGTTAAATCAGGTGATTATTTCACAATTAAATACTCAGATACAGTACAAGTATATGGATTGAATCCGGAAGATATTAAAAATATTGGTGATATTAAAGATCCAAATAATGGTGAAACAATTGCGACTGCAAAACATGATACTGCAAATAATTTAATTACATATACATTTACAGATTATGTTGATCGATTTAATTCTGTACAAATGGGAATTAATTATTCAATTTATATGGATGCTGATACAATTCCTGTTAGTAAAAACGATGTTGAGTTTAATGTTACGATAGGTAATACTACAACAAAAACAACTGCTAACATTCAATATCCAGATTATGTTGTAAATGAGAAAAATTCAATTGGATCAGCGTTCACTGAAACAGTTTCACATGTTGGAAATAAAGAAAATCCAGGGTACTATAAACAAACGATTTATGTAAATCCATCGGAAAATTCTTTAACAAATGCCAAACTAAAAGTTCAAGCTTACCACTCAAGTTATCCTAATAATATCGGGCAAATAAATAAAGATGTAACAGATATAAAAATATATCAAGTTCCTAAAGGTTATACATTAAATAAAGGATACGATGTGAATACTAAAGAGCTTACAGATGTAACAAATCAATACTTGCAGAAAATTACATATGGCGACAACAATAGCGCTGTTATTGATTTTGGAAATGCAGATTCTGCTTATGTTGTAATGGTTAATACAAAATTCCAATATACAAATAGCGAAAGCCCAACACTTGTTCAAATGGCTACTTTATCTTCAACAGGTAATAAATCCGTTTCTACTGGCAATGCTTTAGGATTTACTAATAACCAAAGTGGCGGAGCTGGTCAAGAAGTATATAAAATTGGTAACTACGTATGGGAAGATACTAATAAAAACGGTGTTCAAGAATTAGGAGAAAAAGGCGTTGGCAATGTAACTGTAACTGTATTTGATAATAATACAAATACAAAAGTAGGAGAAGCAGTTACTAAAGAAGATGGGTCATACTTGATTCCAAACTTACCTAATGGAGATTACCGTGTAGAATTTTCAAACTTACCAAAAGGTTATGAAGTAACCCCTTCAAAACAAGGTAATAACGAAGAATTAGATTCAAACGGCTTATCTTCAGTTATTACAGTTAATGGCAAAGATAACTTATCTGCAGACTTAGGTATTTACAAACCTAAATACAACTTAGGTGACTATGTCTGGGAAGATACAAATAAAAATGGTATCCAAGACCAAGATGAAAAAGGTATATCTGGCGTAACGGTAACATTAAAAGATGAAAACGGTAACGTGTTAAAAACAGTTACAACAGACGCTGATGGCAAATATAAATTTACTGATTTAGATAATGGTAATTATAAAGTTGAATTTACTACACCAGAAGGCTATACACCGACTACAGTAACATCTGGTAGCGACATTGAAAAAGACTCTAATGGTTTAACAACAACAGGTGTTATTAATGGTGCTGATAACATGACATTAGATAGTGGATTCTACAAAACACCAAAATATAATTTAGGTAATTATGTATGGGAAGATACAAATAAAGATGGTAAGCAGGATTCAACTGAAAAAGGTATTTCAGGCGTAACAGTTACATTGAAAAATGAAAACGGTGAAGTTTTACAAACAACTAAAACAGATAAAGATGGTAAATATCAATTTACTGGATTAGAAAATGGAACTTATAAAGTTGAATTCGAAACACCATCAGGTTACACACCAACACAAGTAGGTTCAGGAACTGATGAAGGTATAGATTCAAATGGTACATCAACAACAGGTGTCATTAAAGATAAAGATAACGATACTATTGACTCTGGTTTCTACAAACCGACTTACAACTTAGGTGACTATGTATGGGAAGATACAAATAAAAACGGTGTTCAAGATAAAGATGAAAAGGGCATTTCAGGTGTAACAGTTACGTTAAAAGATGAAAACGACAAAGTTTTAAAAACAGTTACAACAGATGAAAATGGTAAATATCAATTCACTGATTTAAACAATGGAACTTATAAAGTTGAATTCGAGACACCATCAGGTTATACACCAACTTCAGTAACTTCTGGAAATGATACTGAAAAAGATTCTAATGGTTTAACAACAACAGGTGTCATTAAAGATGCAGATAACATGACATTAGACAGTGGTTTCTATAAAACACCAAAATATAGTTTAGGTGATTATGTTTGGTACGACAGTAATAAAGACGGCAAACAAGATTCAACTGAAAAAGGTATCAAAGATGTTAAAGTTACTTTATTAAATGAAAAAGGCGAAGTAATTGGAACAACTAAAACAGATGAAAATGGTAAATACTGCTTTGATAATTTAGATAGCGGTAAATACAAAGTTATTTTTGAAAAGCCTGCTGGCTTAACACAAACAGGTACAAATACAACTGAAGATGATAAAGATGCAGATGGTGGCGAAGTTGACGTAACAATTACGGATCATGATGATTTCACACTTGATAATGGCTACTACGAAGAAGAAACATCAGATAGCGACTCAGATTCGGACAGCGACTCAGATTCAGACAGAGACTCAGACTCAGATAGTGATTCAGACTCGGATAGCGATTCAGATTCAGACAGCGATTCAGATTCAGATAGCGATTCAGATTCAGACAGAGACTCAGATAGTGATTCAGACTCAGATAGCGACTCAGATTCAGACAGCGACTCAGATTCAGACAGCGACTCAGACTCAGATAGTGATTCAGACTCAGATAGCGACTCAGATTCAGACAGCGACTCAGACTCAGACAGCGACTCAGACTCAGATAGTGACTCAGATTCAGATAGCGACTCAGATTCGGACAGCGATTCAGACTCAGATAGCGACTCAGATTCAGATAGCGATTCGGACTCAGATAGCGACTCAGATTCAGATAGTGATTCAGACTCAGATAGCGACTCAGATTCAGACAGCGACTCAGATTCGGATAGCGACTCAGATTCAGACAGCGACTCAGACTCAGATAGCGATTCAGATTCAGATAGCGACTCAGACTCAGACAGCGATTCAGACTCAGACAGCGACTCAGACTCAGATGCAGGTAAGCACACACCTGTTAAACCAATGAGTACTACTAAAGACCATCACAATAAAGCAAAAGCATTACCAGAAACAGGTAATGAAAATAGCGGCTCAAATAACGCAACGTTATTTGGCGGATTATTCGCAGCATTAGGATCATTATTGTTATTCGGTCGTCGTAAAAAACAAAATAAATAA
- the sdrE gene encoding MSCRAMM family adhesin SdrE, whose amino-acid sequence MINRDNKKAITKKGMISNRLNKFSIRKYTVGTASILVGTTLIFGLGNQEAKAAENTSTENAKQDDATTSDNKEVVSETENNSTTENNSTNPIKKETNTDSQPEAKKESTSSSTQKQQNNVTATTETKPQNIEKENVKPSTDKTATEDTSVILEEKKAPNNTNNDVTTKPSTSEPSTSEIQTKPTTPQESTNIENSQPQPTPSKVDNQVTDATNPKEPVNVSKEELKNNPEKLKELVRNDSNTDHSTKPVATAPTSVAPKRVNAKMRFAVAQPAAVASNNVNDLIKVTKQTIKVGDGKDNVAAAHDGKDIEYDTEFTIDNKVKKGDTMTINYDKNVIPSDLTDKNDPIDITDPSGEVIAKGTFDKATKQITYTFTDYVDKYEDIKSRLTLYSYIDKKTVPNETSLNLTFATAGKETSQNVTVDYQDPMVHGDSNIQSIFTKLDEDKQTIEQQIYVNPLKKSATNTKVDIAGSQVDDYGNIKLGNGSTIIDQNTEIKVYKVNSDQQLPQSNRIYDFSQYEDVTSQFDNKKSFSNNVATLDFGDINSAYIIKVVSKYTPTSDGELDIAQGTSMRTTDKYGYYNYAGYSNFIVTSNDTGGGDGTVKPEEKLYKIGDYVWEDVDKDGVQGTDSKEKPMANVLVTLTYPDGTTKSVRTDANGHYEFGGLKDGETYTVKFETPTGYLPTKVNGTTDGEKDSNGSSVTVKINGKDDMSLDTGFYKEPKYNLGDYVWEDTNKDGIQDANEPGIKDVKVTLKDSTGKVIGTTTTDASGKYKFTDLDNGNYTVEFETPAGYTPTVKNTTADDKDSNGLTTTGVIKDADNMTLDSGFYKTPKYSLGDYVWYDSNKDGKQDSTEKGIKDVTVTLQNEKGEVIGTTKTDENGKYRFDNLDSGKYKVIFEKPAGLTQTVTNTTEDDKDADGGEVDVTITDHDDFTLDNGYFEEDTSDSDSDSDSDSDSDSDSDSDSDSDSDSDSDSDSDSDSDSDSDSDSDSDSDSDSDSDSDSDSDSDSDSDSDSDSDSDSDSDSDSDSDSDSDSDSDSDSDSDSDSDSDSDSDSDSDSDSDSDSDSDSDSDSDSDSDSDSDSDSDSDSDSDSDSDSDSDSDSDSDSDSDAGKHTPVKPMSTTKDHHNKAKALPETGSENNGSNNATLFGGLFAALGSLLLFGRRKKQNK is encoded by the coding sequence ATGATTAACAGGGATAATAAAAAGGCAATAACAAAAAAGGGTATGATTTCAAATCGCTTAAACAAATTTTCGATTAGAAAGTATACTGTAGGAACTGCATCGATTTTAGTAGGTACGACATTGATTTTTGGTCTAGGGAACCAAGAAGCTAAAGCTGCTGAAAACACTAGTACAGAAAATGCAAAACAAGATGATGCAACGACTAGTGATAATAAAGAAGTAGTGTCGGAAACTGAAAATAATTCGACAACAGAAAATAATTCAACAAATCCAATTAAGAAAGAAACAAATACTGATTCACAACCAGAAGCTAAAAAAGAATCAACTTCATCAAGTACTCAAAAACAGCAAAATAACGTTACAGCTACAACTGAAACTAAGCCTCAAAACATTGAAAAAGAAAATGTTAAACCTTCAACTGATAAAACTGCGACAGAAGATACATCTGTTATTTTAGAAGAGAAGAAAGCACCAAATAATACAAATAACGATGTAACTACAAAACCATCTACAAGTGAACCATCTACAAGTGAAATTCAAACAAAACCAACTACACCTCAAGAATCTACAAATATTGAAAATTCACAACCGCAACCAACGCCTTCAAAAGTAGACAATCAAGTTACAGATGCAACTAATCCAAAAGAACCAGTAAATGTGTCAAAAGAAGAACTTAAAAATAATCCTGAGAAATTAAAAGAATTGGTTAGAAATGATAGCAATACAGATCATTCAACTAAACCAGTTGCTACAGCTCCAACAAGTGTTGCACCAAAACGTGTAAACGCAAAAATGCGCTTTGCAGTTGCACAACCAGCAGCAGTTGCTTCAAACAATGTAAATGATTTAATTAAAGTGACGAAGCAAACAATCAAAGTTGGCGATGGTAAAGATAATGTGGCAGCAGCGCATGACGGTAAAGATATTGAATATGATACAGAGTTTACAATTGACAATAAAGTCAAAAAAGGCGATACAATGACGATTAATTATGATAAGAATGTAATTCCTTCGGATTTAACAGATAAAAATGATCCTATCGATATTACTGATCCATCAGGAGAGGTCATTGCTAAAGGAACATTTGATAAAGCAACTAAGCAAATCACATATACATTTACAGACTATGTAGATAAATATGAAGATATAAAATCACGCTTAACTCTATATTCGTATATTGATAAAAAAACAGTTCCAAATGAGACAAGTTTGAATTTAACATTTGCTACAGCAGGTAAAGAAACAAGCCAAAATGTCACTGTTGATTATCAAGATCCAATGGTCCATGGTGATTCAAACATTCAATCTATCTTTACAAAATTAGATGAAGATAAGCAAACTATTGAACAACAAATTTATGTTAACCCATTGAAAAAATCAGCAACCAACACTAAAGTTGATATAGCTGGTAGTCAAGTAGATGATTATGGAAATATTAAACTAGGAAATGGTAGCACCATTATTGACCAAAATACAGAAATAAAGGTTTATAAAGTTAACTCTGATCAACAATTGCCTCAAAGTAATAGAATCTATGATTTTAGTCAATACGAAGATGTAACAAGTCAATTTGATAATAAAAAATCATTTAGTAATAATGTAGCAACATTGGATTTTGGTGATATTAATTCAGCCTATATTATCAAAGTTGTTAGTAAATATACACCTACATCAGATGGCGAACTAGATATTGCCCAAGGTACTAGTATGAGAACAACTGATAAATATGGTTATTATAATTATGCAGGATATTCAAACTTCATCGTAACTTCTAATGACACTGGCGGTGGCGACGGTACTGTTAAACCTGAAGAAAAGTTATACAAAATTGGTGACTATGTATGGGAAGACGTTGATAAAGACGGTGTTCAAGGTACAGATTCAAAAGAAAAACCAATGGCAAACGTTTTAGTTACATTAACTTACCCGGACGGTACTACAAAATCAGTAAGAACAGATGCTAATGGTCATTATGAATTCGGTGGTTTGAAAGACGGAGAAACTTATACAGTTAAATTCGAAACGCCAACTGGATATCTTCCAACAAAAGTAAATGGAACAACTGATGGTGAAAAAGACTCAAATGGTAGTTCGGTTACTGTTAAAATTAATGGTAAAGATGATATGTCTTTAGATACTGGTTTTTACAAAGAACCTAAATACAACTTAGGTGACTATGTATGGGAAGATACTAATAAAGATGGTATCCAAGATGCAAATGAGCCAGGAATCAAAGATGTTAAGGTTACATTAAAAGATAGTACTGGAAAAGTTATTGGTACAACTACTACTGATGCCTCGGGTAAATATAAATTTACAGATTTAGATAATGGTAACTATACAGTAGAATTTGAAACACCAGCAGGTTACACGCCAACGGTTAAAAATACTACAGCTGATGATAAAGATTCTAATGGTTTAACAACAACAGGTGTCATTAAAGATGCAGATAATATGACATTAGACAGTGGTTTCTATAAAACACCAAAATACAGTTTAGGTGATTATGTTTGGTACGACAGTAATAAAGACGGCAAACAAGATTCAACTGAAAAAGGTATCAAAGATGTGACAGTTACATTGCAAAACGAAAAAGGCGAAGTAATTGGAACAACTAAAACAGATGAAAATGGTAAATATCGTTTCGATAATTTAGATAGCGGTAAATACAAAGTTATTTTTGAAAAGCCTGCTGGCTTAACACAAACAGTTACAAATACAACTGAAGATGATAAAGATGCAGATGGTGGCGAAGTTGACGTAACAATTACGGATCATGATGATTTCACACTTGATAACGGATACTTCGAAGAAGATACATCAGACAGCGATTCAGACTCAGATAGTGACTCAGACAGCGACTCAGACTCAGACAGCGACTCAGACTCAGACAGTGATTCAGATTCAGACAGCGACTCAGATTCAGATAGCGACTCAGATTCGGACAGCGATTCAGACTCAGATAGCGACTCAGATTCAGATAGCGATTCAGACTCAGACAGCGACTCAGATTCAGATAGCGATTCGGACTCAGACAGCGATTCAGACTCAGATAGCGACTCAGACTCAGACAGCGACTCAGATTCAGATAGCGATTCGGACTCAGATAGCGACTCAGATTCAGACAGCGATTCAGACTCAGATAGCGACTCAGATTCAGACAGCGATTCAGACTCAGATAGCGACTCAGACTCAGACAGTGATTCAGATTCAGACAGCGACTCAGACTCAGATAGCGACTCAGATTCGGACAGCGACTCAGACTCTGATAGCGACTCAGACTCAGACAGTGATTCAGACAGCGATTCAGACTCGGATGCAGGAAAACATACACCTGTTAAACCAATGAGTACTACTAAAGACCATCACAATAAAGCAAAAGCATTACCAGAAACAGGTAGTGAAAATAACGGCTCAAATAACGCAACGTTATTTGGTGGATTATTTGCAGCATTAGGTTCATTATTGTTATTCGGTCGTCGCAAAAAACAAAACAAATAA